From the Verrucomicrobiia bacterium genome, the window GATATAGCAAAAACGATCAATGGGCCGAATAATTCCATAAAAACAGGTGGCATGGGAATGTTTTAAACTTCGTCCTCACACCATTTTTTGATAAATGCGTAGCAACTCTCTCCCTTCTCGACCTTCATAACTCCGATTAGGAATCCACTCTTTTTCTAAAGTAAAATAGGGATTAAAAAGTAAGTCTAATTGTGTTACTTTAATCCCAAACGGCGGACCTTCTTCCACTTCGGGATTTAAATAAAAAATGCCCAATAACCTGCCGTTCACCTTCAAAACTTCATAAACCGATTTCACATAAGCTTCGCGTTGATTAGGATCAATCGCACAAAAGCAAGTGTGCTCCACAACCCAATCAAATTTCTCTTTCCAGGCCTCAGACAAATGAAAAAGATCGCCCAAAACATATTCGACTTTTCCCAAAAATTCTTTAGCTCGCTCAATCGCCGTTGGCGCAACATCCAAGCCCGTGACATTGGCTCCCCGACTCGCTAACAAACGCGCATCGTGACCCAACCCACAACCCGGGACCAAAACCTTTCCTTTAATCGGATGATCCTTCAAATAATCTTCCAAAGGTGGCGCAGCATAACCTTTATCCCAAGGCGTGTCACGGACTCGATAACGCTGTTCCCAGTCCATCAACGCACTCCATCCACGCGAAACCCTTGGTTCTCTAGGAAGTTACGAATTTTCGCCGGTTGATCCCCTTGAATTTCAATTTCTCGATCCTTCACTGTTCCGCCGCATCCACAAAATTTTTTTAAACCTCGCGCCAACTCGTCAATCTCGCGAAGATTGATTCTCGATTCAAACTGCGAAACCACAATCACCGCCTTACCGGCGCGTTGTGACGTCTCTTTACGCAATACCACACGCCCTTTTTTTGCAGTGACAACCGAAGTAGATTCCGAAGAAGAAACAGGAAGTCCCTCCAGGTGAAATGCAGCAAAAGGCGAACTAAGCGGCGCCGACTCACCCGAGGTAGGAATGCGTTCTTTCTTTTTCATAAGATCCTTTTACGAATAAAAACGTGCAAAAAAAACTTTTTTTTATAAACTTAAAAATATGCAAATTAATCTCACCTATCAACCTCTTCTAGCTTTAATCGCTGGCATTTTAATTTTAATTGTCCCGCGACTACTTAACTACATCGTTGCCATCTATTTTATCATTATTGGCATTGCAGGCCTGATTCGCTAGCGCTTTCGCCAAACCGTGGCTTCGGCTACGCTCCATTGATATTTTCGC encodes:
- a CDS encoding translation initiation factor; the protein is MKKKERIPTSGESAPLSSPFAAFHLEGLPVSSSESTSVVTAKKGRVVLRKETSQRAGKAVIVVSQFESRINLREIDELARGLKKFCGCGGTVKDREIEIQGDQPAKIRNFLENQGFRVDGVR
- a CDS encoding DUF3096 domain-containing protein, producing MQINLTYQPLLALIAGILILIVPRLLNYIVAIYFIIIGIAGLIR
- a CDS encoding methyltransferase domain-containing protein: MDWEQRYRVRDTPWDKGYAAPPLEDYLKDHPIKGKVLVPGCGLGHDARLLASRGANVTGLDVAPTAIERAKEFLGKVEYVLGDLFHLSEAWKEKFDWVVEHTCFCAIDPNQREAYVKSVYEVLKVNGRLLGIFYLNPEVEEGPPFGIKVTQLDLLFNPYFTLEKEWIPNRSYEGREGRELLRIYQKMV